One Chordicoccus furentiruminis DNA window includes the following coding sequences:
- a CDS encoding TIGR02452 family protein codes for MDRRQRLIEIFDDTQRFYAQNAALAKALQDARKATKLYEADDYPAITKQADLEGTVAVSKHKTFEAAMLIHKEHPDWKIAVLNFASATNPGGGVKTGSSAQEESLCRCSTLYPTLNQNWLWQCYYQKNRDAQNNLHTDACIYSPGVVICKNDDSFPERMDESDWATVDVISCAAPNLRRRPGNVHNPEYGRTVSISDDGLYQLHLKRAKHIMHIAASNGVDAMILGAFGCGAFANDPIIVSRAYRDAIADYKQFFHVIEFAVYCREDETENYDAFSAGIT; via the coding sequence ATGGACAGACGTCAAAGATTGATTGAGATATTTGATGATACACAGCGGTTTTATGCACAAAACGCGGCTCTTGCTAAAGCGCTACAGGATGCCAGGAAAGCAACAAAACTGTATGAGGCGGACGATTACCCCGCAATTACGAAACAAGCGGACTTGGAAGGAACTGTTGCAGTTTCAAAGCATAAAACATTCGAAGCCGCGATGCTGATCCATAAGGAACATCCAGATTGGAAAATCGCTGTATTGAATTTCGCTTCAGCCACAAATCCTGGCGGAGGAGTGAAAACGGGTAGCAGTGCACAGGAGGAAAGTCTATGTCGCTGTTCAACCCTGTATCCAACCCTGAACCAGAACTGGCTTTGGCAGTGTTATTATCAGAAGAATCGTGATGCTCAGAATAATCTTCACACCGACGCATGCATCTATTCTCCGGGCGTAGTCATCTGCAAAAACGATGATTCTTTCCCTGAGAGGATGGATGAGAGCGATTGGGCGACAGTGGATGTGATCAGCTGTGCTGCGCCGAACCTCCGCAGGCGTCCGGGGAATGTTCACAACCCGGAATACGGAAGGACGGTTTCAATATCGGATGATGGACTTTATCAGCTCCATCTGAAGCGGGCTAAGCATATCATGCATATAGCGGCGTCAAATGGAGTCGATGCCATGATTCTCGGTGCGTTCGGCTGTGGTGCCTTTGCGAATGATCCGATTATCGTTTCCAGGGCATACCGAGATGCGATTGCGGATTACAAGCAATTCTTCCATGTGATTGAGTTCGCGGTGTATTGCCGCGAAGACGAGACAGAAAACTACGATGCTTTCTCTGCTGGCATCACCTGA
- a CDS encoding phage tail tape measure protein, with product MASGRIKGITIEIDGDTTKLTTALKQVDKQIRDTQSSLRDVNKLLKMDPGNADLLAQKQKYLTDAIDATKKKLEEEKSALEQLKNGPQTDDTIRQQEALTREIADTEQQLKSLTKEYQNFGSVAGQELQTAGKKMQDVGDKISGAGTKMLPITGVVTAAGVAAVKTAADFDSGMSQVSAVSGATGSDLEALRDKAREMGEKTKFSASEAAEAMNYMAMAGWKTEDMLGGIEGIMNLAAASGEDLATTSDIVTDALTAFGAAI from the coding sequence ATGGCATCCGGACGTATAAAGGGCATTACAATCGAGATTGACGGCGATACCACAAAGCTCACCACGGCTTTGAAGCAGGTTGACAAGCAGATCAGGGACACACAGAGCAGTCTCCGGGATGTGAACAAGTTACTCAAAATGGATCCGGGGAATGCCGATCTTCTGGCGCAGAAGCAGAAGTATCTGACAGACGCGATTGACGCGACCAAGAAGAAGCTGGAAGAAGAAAAGTCAGCCCTCGAGCAGCTGAAAAACGGACCGCAGACTGATGATACAATCCGTCAGCAGGAAGCGCTGACCAGGGAAATCGCGGATACCGAACAGCAGCTGAAAAGTCTGACGAAAGAATATCAGAACTTCGGCTCCGTCGCGGGACAGGAATTGCAGACTGCAGGAAAGAAGATGCAGGATGTCGGAGACAAGATCTCCGGAGCCGGGACAAAAATGCTTCCTATTACGGGCGTTGTCACGGCAGCGGGTGTCGCGGCGGTGAAGACTGCGGCTGATTTCGATTCCGGCATGAGCCAGGTTTCCGCCGTTTCCGGCGCGACTGGTTCCGATCTGGAAGCCCTGAGGGACAAAGCACGTGAGATGGGCGAGAAGACGAAGTTCTCCGCTTCCGAGGCCGCAGAAGCCATGAATTATATGGCCATGGCCGGTTGGAAGACGGAAGACATGCTCGGCGGTATCGAGGGGATCATGAATCTGGCGGCCGCGTCTGGCGAGGATTTGGCGACCACAAGTGACATCGTAACGGATGCCCTTACGGCTTTCGGGGCAGCTATCTGA
- the istA gene encoding IS21 family transposase codes for MLTMSQINDIRDLSRKGYGISKISSLTGKDRKTIRKYLEQDDFSPEPPVAKSRTSIVTPYIDIITEWLEEDQKHWSKQRHTAKRIHERLQEEYGFTGSYDSVQKFVHRIRTDIQTKGTQELVWEPGCAQVDFGEADFNEDTECVRRKYLTVSFPFSNDGYNQVFRGETAECVCQGLQDIFNYIGGVPSLLVFDNATGVGRRVMDKIHETELFARFRAHYGFRIRFCNPHAGYEKGNVENKVGTSRRNLFVPVPTYHDIEEFNRGLLGQHAKKAAEAHYKKGTTISELFEEDKKHFLPLPAKPFNVCRYETCKADGYGKICLDGRHFYSTKPENHNQKVMVGIRAHYIDILEPNGGLLVRHRRQYGEKRTDLTDYSTSLEMLSKNIGAWPNSGFRKDAPELIREYVDSQPRAGRKSCIRMLSSLSKQYGYEAAVNALELAIKGNSVNKSDTAILAARITGYGIDTPPEPGPSLVVYDQAFLPNQATDKEAAS; via the coding sequence ATGCTGACTATGTCCCAAATCAATGATATCAGAGATTTGAGCCGAAAGGGATATGGGATTTCCAAAATATCATCCCTCACAGGAAAGGATCGCAAGACGATCCGTAAATACCTTGAACAAGACGACTTCTCACCGGAGCCGCCTGTGGCGAAATCCAGAACATCCATCGTCACGCCGTACATTGATATCATCACGGAATGGCTTGAGGAGGACCAGAAACACTGGTCCAAGCAGCGGCATACTGCCAAGCGCATCCACGAACGCCTGCAGGAGGAATACGGTTTTACCGGAAGCTATGATTCTGTCCAGAAATTCGTGCACAGAATCCGGACCGATATCCAAACCAAAGGAACACAAGAACTCGTCTGGGAGCCCGGCTGCGCACAGGTTGACTTCGGAGAGGCGGATTTCAATGAGGATACCGAATGCGTCCGCCGGAAATACCTTACCGTATCCTTCCCATTCAGCAACGACGGATATAACCAGGTATTTCGGGGCGAAACTGCCGAATGCGTCTGCCAGGGGCTTCAGGATATCTTCAACTACATTGGGGGTGTCCCTTCGCTTCTTGTGTTCGACAACGCAACCGGCGTTGGCCGCAGGGTCATGGATAAGATCCATGAGACCGAGCTGTTTGCCCGGTTCCGTGCCCATTACGGGTTCCGTATCCGGTTCTGCAATCCGCATGCCGGATACGAGAAGGGCAACGTCGAGAATAAAGTAGGTACAAGCCGGCGGAACCTGTTTGTTCCTGTTCCCACATACCACGACATCGAAGAGTTCAACCGCGGCCTTCTTGGCCAGCATGCAAAGAAAGCGGCAGAAGCCCACTATAAGAAGGGCACTACGATATCAGAGCTCTTTGAAGAAGATAAGAAGCATTTCCTCCCGCTTCCGGCAAAACCGTTCAATGTATGCCGGTATGAGACCTGCAAGGCCGACGGATATGGAAAGATCTGCCTTGATGGCAGACATTTTTACTCCACCAAGCCCGAAAACCACAACCAGAAGGTCATGGTCGGCATCCGCGCCCATTACATAGACATCCTGGAACCAAACGGCGGTCTTCTGGTCCGCCACAGGCGTCAATATGGGGAAAAACGTACCGATCTTACGGATTACAGTACATCGCTTGAGATGCTCTCAAAGAATATCGGTGCCTGGCCGAACAGCGGATTTCGGAAGGACGCACCGGAACTGATCCGGGAGTACGTTGACAGCCAGCCCCGTGCAGGGCGCAAATCCTGTATCCGGATGCTAAGCAGCCTGTCAAAACAGTACGGCTATGAGGCAGCTGTAAACGCGCTGGAGCTCGCCATCAAAGGCAACAGTGTCAACAAGTCGGATACCGCCATTCTCGCGGCGCGTATCACCGGATACGGCATTGATACTCCGCCGGAACCCGGCCCGTCACTTGTTGTTTATGACCAGGCCTTTCTGCCCAACCAGGCCACAGACAAGGAGGCGGCATCATGA
- the tnpB gene encoding IS66 family insertion sequence element accessory protein TnpB (TnpB, as the term is used for proteins encoded by IS66 family insertion elements, is considered an accessory protein, since TnpC, encoded by a neighboring gene, is a DDE family transposase.) encodes MLAEAAGIQRIFIAVGYTDLRKGIDGLAQLVGTKFNLNPFQKDVLFLFCGKRCDRIKGLLWEGTGFLLLYKRLESGSFSWPRTPEEAAEITREQYSMLMMGLNPIDPKIKEVHPDRVL; translated from the coding sequence ATGCTTGCTGAAGCCGCCGGGATACAACGGATCTTCATCGCTGTTGGCTACACGGATCTCCGCAAGGGAATCGATGGTCTTGCCCAGCTTGTCGGGACGAAGTTCAATCTCAATCCTTTCCAGAAGGATGTGCTGTTCCTGTTCTGCGGCAAGCGCTGCGACAGGATCAAAGGCCTCCTCTGGGAGGGAACAGGGTTTCTCCTCCTCTATAAAAGGTTGGAATCGGGTTCCTTCTCCTGGCCGCGGACTCCGGAAGAAGCTGCCGAGATTACAAGGGAGCAGTACTCCATGCTGATGATGGGACTGAATCCGATTGATCCGAAGATCAAGGAAGTCCATCCGGACCGTGTCCTTTGA
- a CDS encoding metallophosphoesterase, whose translation MHDFDHIYLTGDTHADFSDLIAKAVRYGITDRDLLIILGDVSINYYAGRKDLRSKDMLAMIPATILCIHGNHELRPTSPKVAALYQPVQWMGDTAYIEDTYPRFIMAADGARYHINGRDFLVIGGAYSVDKYYRLQRGYLWFPDEQLTTAEMEAIRNNMIAHGNREDIILAHTCPYDHRPVEMFISGVDERTVDNTMEYFLQEIVDATEYNALYCGHWHTEKQDGKIRFLFHDVIMLE comes from the coding sequence ATGCACGATTTTGATCATATTTATTTGACTGGCGATACTCATGCGGATTTTAGTGATCTGATCGCCAAGGCTGTACGGTACGGCATAACAGATCGTGACCTCCTGATTATTCTGGGGGATGTGAGCATAAACTATTATGCTGGCCGGAAAGATTTGCGAAGCAAGGACATGCTGGCAATGATTCCAGCGACGATCCTATGTATTCATGGAAACCATGAGCTGCGGCCAACCAGTCCGAAGGTGGCAGCGCTATATCAGCCGGTCCAATGGATGGGCGATACAGCCTATATAGAAGATACTTATCCGCGTTTTATCATGGCGGCGGATGGCGCAAGGTATCATATTAACGGCAGGGATTTCCTTGTGATCGGCGGCGCTTATTCTGTTGACAAGTACTATCGGCTGCAGCGGGGATATCTTTGGTTCCCTGATGAACAGCTGACGACAGCGGAGATGGAAGCAATACGGAACAACATGATTGCACACGGAAATCGGGAGGATATTATTCTTGCGCACACCTGTCCTTATGATCATCGGCCGGTTGAAATGTTTATCTCCGGTGTTGATGAACGAACTGTGGACAACACTATGGAGTATTTCCTGCAGGAGATTGTGGATGCTACGGAGTATAACGCTTTGTATTGCGGACATTGGCATACCGAAAAACAGGATGGGAAAATTCGATTCCTATTCCATGATGTGATCATGTTGGAATAG
- a CDS encoding glycosyltransferase family protein, whose translation MSRENYSVLMSVYFKEQPNNLRQAMESMRCQTVPTDDFVLVCDGPLTDELDAVISEEQEKLGTA comes from the coding sequence GTGAGCAGGGAGAACTATTCGGTCTTAATGTCCGTTTATTTCAAAGAACAACCGAATAATTTGCGTCAGGCGATGGAGAGTATGCGGTGTCAGACGGTTCCTACAGATGACTTCGTTCTTGTGTGTGATGGACCACTGACCGACGAGCTTGATGCTGTGATCAGTGAGGAACAAGAGAAGCTTGGTACTGCTTGA
- a CDS encoding ISL3 family transposase translates to MRIDWRTVGRCIARVHEDLEPDVNVRLDGAVKIGIDETSYRKGHSYITVVVNHETNTVIWAAKDHGKSVLQKFCEQLTPEQRASIRVVTGDGARWITDCVKEYFPNAERCVDPFHVVEWATEALDKVRVVAWRRAQEAAKAVAVSRGKGRPRKDDTEAQIAAAAKKKADQIKKSMYSLGKAPEHLTSNQAVRLEMIAKSDNQLYRAYLLKEKLRLIFQIDDVDEAEQELIAWVKWARHCRIPEFVELQRKIMRQKDHILNTIRLDVSNARIEATNNKIKLLIRQAYGFRDVDNMIHMVMLYCSDLKIPLPNRGTRRGVLSHAA, encoded by the coding sequence ATGAGGATTGACTGGCGCACTGTCGGCAGATGTATCGCACGAGTCCACGAAGATCTCGAACCTGATGTCAACGTCCGTCTTGACGGAGCTGTGAAGATCGGGATCGATGAAACCAGCTACCGTAAAGGGCACAGCTACATCACAGTTGTTGTAAACCACGAGACCAATACCGTTATCTGGGCTGCAAAGGATCACGGCAAGTCGGTTCTGCAGAAGTTCTGCGAACAGCTGACTCCAGAGCAGCGCGCATCCATCAGGGTAGTGACCGGCGACGGCGCACGTTGGATCACAGACTGCGTAAAGGAGTATTTCCCAAATGCAGAACGCTGTGTTGATCCGTTCCACGTCGTGGAGTGGGCAACCGAAGCGCTTGACAAGGTACGTGTCGTCGCCTGGCGAAGAGCACAGGAGGCCGCAAAGGCCGTTGCTGTATCCAGAGGCAAAGGCCGTCCCAGGAAGGACGATACAGAAGCCCAGATCGCAGCGGCTGCCAAGAAGAAAGCTGACCAGATCAAAAAGTCCATGTACTCCCTGGGCAAGGCACCGGAACACCTGACATCGAATCAGGCAGTCCGCCTCGAAATGATCGCCAAGTCTGATAATCAGCTGTATCGAGCATACCTTCTAAAAGAAAAGCTGCGGTTGATCTTCCAGATCGATGACGTCGATGAGGCGGAGCAGGAACTCATTGCCTGGGTTAAATGGGCCCGGCATTGCCGCATACCTGAGTTCGTAGAACTGCAGAGAAAGATCATGCGGCAAAAGGATCATATCCTGAACACGATACGGCTTGATGTCAGCAACGCACGTATCGAAGCAACCAACAACAAGATAAAACTGCTCATCCGACAGGCCTACGGATTTCGTGATGTCGACAATATGATTCACATGGTCATGCTGTATTGTTCGGACCTGAAAATCCCGTTGCCGAATCGAGGTACTCGGAGAGGCGTTTTATCTCATGCGGCGTAG
- a CDS encoding transposase family protein, translating to MISVTTLCKELLNVNGLVVDDADFFTNKYGELCVLIKVHLRKGLQWRCPVCGKRYTRIYDAPYENKRWRALDFGGILVYIEAYLPRICCKEHGVKTADVPWAFPNSNFTKDFDYTVTWMGKYLSRSAISKYMSVFCQ from the coding sequence GTGATTTCAGTTACTACATTATGCAAAGAACTGTTGAATGTCAATGGTCTTGTCGTTGACGATGCCGATTTTTTTACCAACAAGTATGGTGAACTATGTGTCTTGATCAAAGTACATCTGCGCAAGGGTTTACAGTGGAGATGCCCTGTATGCGGCAAGCGTTATACCCGGATCTATGACGCTCCTTATGAGAATAAGCGCTGGCGGGCGTTGGATTTCGGTGGAATTCTTGTTTACATCGAAGCATACCTTCCGCGTATTTGCTGCAAGGAGCATGGTGTCAAGACCGCCGATGTCCCATGGGCTTTCCCGAATTCGAACTTTACTAAAGACTTCGATTACACCGTCACCTGGATGGGCAAGTATCTCAGCCGCAGTGCCATCTCCAAATATATGAGTGTGTTTTGTCAATAA
- a CDS encoding DUF3775 domain-containing protein — translation MKKCELRSKAARRIKWFELKESEIERLIEMDSFRYNLDRDPSCGEPYGSILRYISDMSEHKRHDLMCLMYLGRNIDYSGFDEETVDDFCFYADEWGRKGRISNHLHGAMDPEYLAGKIRIGKWLKLAKDAIYPSLIIETGSRE, via the coding sequence ATGAAAAAATGTGAATTGCGATCGAAAGCAGCACGACGTATTAAATGGTTTGAACTCAAAGAATCCGAGATCGAAAGACTGATCGAAATGGATAGCTTTCGTTATAACCTGGACCGTGATCCATCCTGTGGCGAACCGTATGGAAGCATTTTACGGTATATTTCCGATATGTCAGAACACAAACGGCACGACCTGATGTGCTTGATGTATCTGGGGCGTAACATTGATTATTCAGGCTTCGATGAAGAGACCGTTGATGATTTCTGCTTCTATGCTGATGAATGGGGAAGAAAAGGCCGTATATCAAATCATTTGCATGGGGCTATGGATCCTGAGTATTTAGCTGGCAAGATACGTATCGGAAAGTGGTTGAAGCTGGCAAAAGATGCTATTTATCCAAGCCTAATTATCGAAACTGGATCGCGAGAATGA
- a CDS encoding ORF6N domain-containing protein, whose protein sequence is MEEKQPPQDNKSAGLIEINSTTLQPMIYTIRNQQVMLDFDLAGIYGYEVRTLNQQVKRNISRFPDDFMFQLTPQEVELVKSQIVTSGNSSFFSGQLGGRRKPPYAFTEQGIYMLATVLHGDTADKQTIFIMRAFREMRRFIASNAYMFDRISSVELRQIEYEKKTDTKLDQIFDYISDHEESTQKVFFDGQIYDAFSLISTLIQKASNDIILIDGYVDTGTLDLLSKKTDGVSVSLYTTNRGCRLTASEISTFNGQYPTLTVNYINTFHDRFLILDQKIGYHIGASLKDAGKKSFAITLLQDHQMIIDIINRL, encoded by the coding sequence ATGGAAGAAAAACAGCCACCTCAGGATAATAAATCTGCCGGCCTGATAGAAATAAACAGCACGACTCTCCAACCAATGATCTATACCATTCGGAATCAACAGGTTATGCTTGATTTTGACCTTGCCGGAATCTACGGTTACGAAGTCAGGACTTTGAACCAGCAGGTAAAACGTAACATTTCCAGATTCCCGGATGACTTTATGTTCCAGCTGACGCCACAAGAAGTTGAGCTCGTGAAATCACAAATTGTGACTTCAGGAAATTCATCATTCTTTTCCGGACAATTAGGAGGACGCCGTAAACCTCCATATGCTTTCACAGAGCAAGGAATATATATGCTTGCAACAGTTTTGCACGGTGATACTGCAGACAAACAGACAATCTTCATCATGCGTGCTTTTAGAGAAATGCGGCGTTTTATTGCCAGTAATGCATATATGTTTGACCGGATTTCTTCTGTTGAGCTGCGCCAGATTGAGTATGAGAAAAAAACTGATACAAAATTGGACCAGATTTTCGATTATATCTCCGATCATGAGGAATCTACTCAAAAAGTCTTTTTTGACGGCCAGATTTATGATGCGTTCAGTTTAATCTCAACATTGATACAAAAGGCATCAAACGACATCATACTTATTGATGGCTATGTCGATACTGGAACATTAGATCTTCTTTCAAAAAAGACTGATGGAGTCTCTGTTTCTCTTTATACAACGAATAGAGGTTGTCGCCTTACAGCATCCGAAATATCCACTTTCAATGGACAATATCCGACCTTGACTGTAAATTATATAAATACTTTTCATGATCGTTTTCTGATCCTTGATCAAAAAATCGGATATCATATAGGCGCATCGCTAAAAGATGCTGGCAAAAAAAGCTTTGCAATCACTTTACTTCAAGATCATCAGATGATTATCGATATTATAAACAGACTTTAA
- the istB gene encoding IS21-like element helper ATPase IstB has product MITAIARTEMEESIQACCKSLFLTSAIPEFIKEDGTPKQIEYLAAALRKEVVRRDENKRERLVKRARFPVYKTFDGYEYRCVKLPPALSKEDLEAVRFIEHKHNLVLYGPVGVGKTHMAIAAGVNACRKGYKVRFYTVTELVLKLAEARKNGTLERLRSDLNSLDLLILDEWGYVPVDRDGSQLLFRVISDSYESKSLILTTNLEFSKWGSIFTDDQMAAAMIDRLVHHGHLLLFEGNSYRMEHALMKQTARQPGAGVVKGTDRLT; this is encoded by the coding sequence ATGATCACGGCAATCGCCAGAACTGAGATGGAAGAAAGCATACAAGCCTGTTGCAAGTCCCTGTTTCTTACTTCCGCGATCCCGGAGTTCATCAAGGAAGACGGCACGCCGAAGCAGATCGAATATCTTGCGGCTGCCCTCCGAAAAGAAGTTGTCCGCAGGGACGAGAACAAGCGCGAACGTCTGGTCAAACGCGCCCGGTTCCCGGTTTATAAAACGTTCGACGGATATGAATACCGCTGTGTAAAACTTCCGCCGGCGCTATCCAAAGAAGATCTGGAAGCTGTCCGTTTCATAGAGCATAAGCATAACCTTGTCCTTTATGGGCCCGTAGGTGTTGGCAAGACCCATATGGCGATCGCCGCCGGCGTGAATGCCTGCCGGAAAGGATACAAGGTGCGCTTTTATACAGTGACGGAACTTGTCCTGAAACTGGCAGAGGCCAGGAAGAATGGAACGCTCGAGAGGCTCCGCAGTGATCTGAACTCCCTTGATCTGCTAATTCTGGATGAGTGGGGATATGTCCCGGTAGACCGTGACGGATCCCAGCTCCTGTTCCGCGTAATATCAGACAGTTATGAGAGCAAAAGCCTCATTCTTACTACCAATCTGGAATTCTCTAAATGGGGCAGCATATTTACTGATGACCAGATGGCCGCGGCGATGATTGACCGTCTTGTCCATCACGGGCATCTGCTCCTCTTCGAAGGAAACAGCTACCGTATGGAGCATGCGCTGATGAAGCAGACGGCACGCCAGCCTGGAGCGGGCGTTGTCAAGGGGACAGACCGCTTGACGTGA
- a CDS encoding recombinase family protein encodes MIIRRIDPKQPVRKKRAAAYCRVSTNLQEESYETQYTVYKKMIESNPEYEFAGIYSDKGKSGTSYKHRPGFQQMIADADEKKFDVLYVKSISRFARNVGDCQRYVDMLREKGIVIFFEREHIRTDDPSSNFALALIGAVSQDESHSISKNVAMGYHERFSRGKFNLGNNRILGYDTNKEGKLVPNRDAWIIREIFNMYIEGETFHGIARALNEKGAKTLMGKPFNAPGIRYILGNETYVGDKHLQKNPPKDYITHKPDPNEHAPDYYLRDDHEGIISREVWEKVKAKLERAGTDMENGAKHCTEHHFLYGKVICGECGAIFKRRTLTGRDGTYYKVWNCSERQKGRRGNGCKCRIIREEELIEEIREALEWSVMDEARFNREIVRVVIHEDELELIMKEAA; translated from the coding sequence ATGATTATCAGAAGAATCGACCCCAAACAGCCGGTCAGAAAGAAGCGGGCAGCGGCATATTGCCGGGTTTCAACGAATCTGCAGGAAGAATCGTATGAAACTCAGTACACTGTCTACAAGAAGATGATAGAGAGCAATCCGGAATACGAATTTGCAGGCATCTATTCTGATAAGGGCAAGAGCGGCACCAGTTACAAGCATCGTCCTGGGTTTCAGCAGATGATAGCAGATGCAGATGAGAAAAAGTTCGATGTTCTTTATGTGAAGAGCATCAGCCGGTTTGCGAGAAATGTCGGTGACTGTCAGCGGTACGTTGACATGCTCCGGGAGAAAGGGATTGTGATTTTCTTTGAACGTGAGCACATCCGAACGGATGATCCGTCCAGCAATTTTGCCCTGGCGCTGATCGGCGCGGTGAGCCAGGACGAAAGCCACTCAATCAGCAAGAACGTAGCTATGGGGTACCATGAGCGGTTTTCAAGGGGAAAATTCAATCTGGGCAACAACCGCATCCTTGGCTACGATACGAATAAGGAAGGAAAGCTGGTACCGAACAGGGATGCGTGGATCATACGCGAAATCTTCAATATGTATATTGAAGGTGAAACTTTCCACGGCATTGCAAGAGCCCTAAACGAAAAGGGCGCGAAGACGCTGATGGGAAAACCGTTCAATGCACCTGGCATACGCTACATCCTCGGAAACGAGACGTATGTGGGAGACAAGCATCTTCAAAAGAATCCGCCCAAAGACTACATTACCCATAAACCTGATCCCAATGAGCATGCGCCTGATTACTACCTGCGGGATGACCACGAGGGAATCATCAGCCGGGAGGTATGGGAAAAAGTAAAAGCGAAACTGGAGCGGGCCGGAACAGATATGGAAAACGGCGCGAAGCACTGCACGGAGCATCACTTTCTCTACGGAAAAGTCATCTGTGGAGAATGTGGTGCTATTTTTAAACGCAGGACCCTGACCGGCAGGGATGGAACCTACTACAAGGTCTGGAACTGCTCCGAACGGCAAAAGGGCCGGAGGGGAAACGGCTGTAAATGCAGAATCATCCGGGAGGAGGAACTGATTGAGGAGATCCGGGAAGCCCTCGAATGGAGCGTGATGGACGAAGCCCGGTTTAACAGGGAGATTGTCCGTGTGGTCATCCACGAGGATGAACTTGAACTGATTATGAAAGAGGCTGCGTAA